Proteins co-encoded in one Nostoc sp. MS1 genomic window:
- a CDS encoding CHAT domain-containing protein, which yields MNKKLWFKYLLLSILTLTMVWSSPLVLLAGSVRNNPNPQQVQLLIASGREQLSRGQPAQALKTWQEATKLYHQLNDQEGITASLVYQNFALQKLGLNSQACKKLVEALKLEEKLCEYTLLSASGQDGESLATTIKRILLTPANLLALQSLGETLRLNYKLNQSEIVLEQLLSIKTLSLEQANNVRLSLGNTKRDIYKQIKYQYNWVEEPLLKDAIVNLIPKKAQEALTNYQLLTNDADKPTIIKVQAQLNCLDLLLDFQGWLKNKPSYLDVYTKINQQIRPLINLILQSSSYFSSLPTEQSIQARLKFVNSLSKISDKQIQLEAIQFAQDTWQLAKNIKSQKLEARILGLLAKLNPEKSLDYIETALTLAQSVHAEDIAYELQVQLAKLYQNQGKVKLALSTYHTAIENITNIRHELLSSNSDLQFFFYEKVDPVYRNYMKLLAASNTPDLDLITQIHDQLQTAELEDYLKCGKLQLVSLNQIVNSSNASPVINIIDLSDSIEVILKLPNKPAQHNSVDAKLVIHHSEALLNILQDKRASLTKERVILSHSQLLYQKLIAPLEQYLPKSGTLVFVLDKSLQSLPLQVLHDGQDYFINRYSFAGTLGSRIAVPKSLPKEQMQALIAGLSIPSPSLNDTNAPADIAPLPQVRAEVEDVKKLTKSSVTLLDKDFTSGNFKEKFNKTNFNINTLANLRGFNACRNVMNTSQRSKFGKNLS from the coding sequence ATGAATAAAAAACTGTGGTTTAAATACTTACTTTTGAGTATTTTGACTTTAACAATGGTATGGAGTTCGCCACTTGTTTTGTTAGCTGGCTCAGTTAGAAATAATCCAAACCCACAACAAGTTCAACTTTTAATTGCTTCTGGTAGAGAACAGTTGAGTAGAGGTCAGCCTGCCCAAGCACTGAAAACTTGGCAAGAAGCAACAAAACTTTATCACCAACTAAATGATCAAGAAGGAATTACAGCCAGCTTAGTCTATCAAAACTTTGCACTGCAAAAGTTAGGATTAAATTCTCAGGCTTGTAAAAAATTGGTGGAAGCACTAAAGCTGGAAGAAAAGCTGTGTGAATATACATTATTATCTGCATCTGGACAAGACGGGGAAAGTTTAGCAACAACAATTAAACGTATTCTTTTAACCCCAGCTAACTTACTAGCATTACAAAGTTTAGGGGAAACCCTACGTCTAAATTACAAATTAAATCAATCGGAAATAGTTTTAGAGCAGCTATTATCTATCAAAACTTTATCTTTAGAACAAGCTAACAATGTTAGACTGTCATTAGGTAATACAAAAAGGGATATTTATAAACAAATCAAATATCAATATAACTGGGTTGAGGAACCATTATTAAAAGATGCAATTGTCAATCTTATTCCGAAAAAAGCACAGGAAGCTTTAACTAATTATCAACTTTTAACTAATGATGCGGACAAGCCTACAATTATTAAAGTTCAAGCTCAATTAAACTGTTTAGATTTACTATTAGATTTTCAAGGATGGCTAAAGAACAAACCTAGCTATCTCGACGTTTATACAAAAATCAATCAACAGATTCGACCATTAATAAATTTAATATTACAATCCTCTTCGTACTTTTCTAGTTTACCAACTGAGCAATCTATCCAAGCTAGATTAAAATTTGTTAATAGTTTAAGTAAAATATCTGATAAGCAGATTCAATTAGAAGCTATTCAGTTTGCACAAGACACTTGGCAACTAGCCAAAAATATTAAAAGCCAAAAGCTAGAAGCTCGTATTTTAGGGCTATTGGCTAAATTAAACCCAGAAAAATCACTTGATTATATAGAAACAGCTTTAACTCTAGCGCAGTCAGTTCATGCAGAAGATATTGCATACGAGTTACAAGTGCAGTTAGCAAAATTATATCAAAACCAAGGAAAAGTTAAATTAGCTCTTTCTACTTATCACACAGCCATTGAAAATATTACAAATATTCGACATGAGCTTTTATCAAGTAACTCTGATTTACAGTTCTTCTTTTATGAAAAGGTAGACCCGGTTTATCGTAATTATATGAAGTTGCTGGCTGCAAGCAATACACCTGATTTAGATTTAATTACTCAGATTCATGACCAACTTCAAACAGCAGAATTAGAAGATTACCTTAAATGCGGTAAGTTACAGCTTGTTTCTTTAAATCAAATTGTCAACTCAAGTAATGCTTCACCCGTAATTAATATAATTGATTTATCCGACAGTATAGAAGTCATTCTTAAATTACCAAACAAACCAGCACAACATAACTCTGTCGATGCTAAATTAGTAATTCATCATTCTGAAGCACTATTAAATATTTTACAAGATAAAAGAGCTTCTCTTACTAAAGAACGTGTTATACTTTCACATTCTCAATTACTTTATCAAAAATTAATTGCTCCTTTAGAACAATATTTACCCAAATCTGGCACATTAGTTTTTGTTTTGGATAAATCTCTTCAAAGCCTGCCATTACAAGTTTTACATGATGGTCAAGATTACTTTATTAATCGTTATAGCTTTGCCGGAACATTAGGTTCAAGAATTGCAGTTCCTAAGTCTTTACCCAAGGAACAAATGCAAGCTTTAATTGCTGGTTTATCTATACCTAGCCCTAGCCTAAATGACACTAATGCACCCGCAGATATAGCGCCACTACCTCAAGTTCGCGCAGAGGTAGAAGATGTAAAAAAACTAACTAAATCTTCTGTTACCTTATTAGACAAAGATTTTACTAGCGGAAACTTCAAAGAAAAATTTAACAAAACAAATTTTAATATCAATACCTTAGCCAATTTACGAGGGTTCAACGCCTGTAGAAACGTTATGAATACGTCCCAAAGAAGTAAGTTTGGCAAAAATCTGAGTTAA
- a CDS encoding filamentous hemagglutinin N-terminal domain-containing protein encodes MINISSFYRFIFSCFSLNFLLISSSEAQVIPDSTLPNNSLVNKQENTFLLEGGTQAESNLYHSFSNFSIPTGMTAYFNNALNVKNIFTRITGTNISNIDGLIKSNGGTNLFLINPNGIIFGANARLSLGGSFLASTANKITFADGFEFNALIPKTDTLLSINVPVGLHFSNSSNAINIQGTGHNLAAPAFSPTIRNIDSTGLQVLPEKTLAIVGNEVFLEGGRIISEGGRIELGSVKSGLVNINSTASGWTLSYQTVPSFGNIHLSERALADTSGTNSGSIQIQGNRVTLADGSVVLIQNQGELTGGTLTLNASNSLEISGSDPVARIAGSLRNETLGTGRGGDINISTPQLVLKNGGQINNLTFSSASSGDITINSKSFVYLLGYSPFNTGVFSLISSGTFTSGNAGNINLSTGKLFITDGGNLTSSNFGTGKGGDVTINAKNSVEVVGYIPGTLQPSAISSITLNSGNAGNLTINAESLTVNNGARIDTSTLASGNSGSLTINASKFVDISGTIPNEQVPSLIISSANLVSPVLQRLFRLPPKPSGESGNITINTNQLKITDGALINVRNDGFGNAGSIQIAANRVNINNAGIAATSSIGQGGDIKIQANNINLLKGGISATAGQQDLNGDGGNIVINTNTLIGSNNSEITANAFAGQGGNVEINAQFIVVSPDTQITASSVLGINGNVEINAPQTQPQLTEVKQESPISKSKIASHCHGNPDAVGSFIVKGRESVPTSIDDPLYNQAFLETDLVEENERLAKIQVPKIEEPTQIVEAQGWVIDAKRQIRLVATKSNNVTPNSVADARSCSSVTQVSPSVESAKNE; translated from the coding sequence CTTTAGTTAATAAACAAGAAAATACTTTTCTATTAGAAGGTGGAACACAGGCTGAAAGTAATTTATATCATAGCTTTTCTAATTTCTCTATTCCTACAGGGATGACAGCTTACTTTAATAATGCTTTAAATGTTAAAAATATTTTTACTCGAATTACTGGAACAAATATTTCTAATATAGATGGTTTAATTAAATCCAACGGAGGGACTAATCTATTTCTAATAAATCCTAATGGAATTATTTTTGGAGCAAATGCACGGTTAAGTCTTGGCGGTTCTTTTCTCGCTTCCACCGCAAATAAAATTACTTTCGCAGATGGCTTTGAATTTAATGCTCTAATCCCTAAAACAGATACTTTATTAAGTATAAATGTTCCAGTAGGTTTGCACTTTAGTAATAGTTCAAATGCTATTAATATTCAAGGTACAGGTCATAATTTAGCGGCTCCAGCATTCTCCCCAACTATTAGGAATATTGATTCAACAGGCTTGCAAGTCTTGCCTGAAAAAACTTTAGCAATTGTTGGCAATGAAGTTTTTTTAGAGGGGGGCAGAATAATTTCAGAAGGAGGCAGAATTGAATTAGGAAGCGTTAAAAGTGGTTTAGTTAATATTAACTCTACAGCATCTGGTTGGACTTTGAGTTATCAAACAGTACCTTCTTTTGGAAACATTCATTTGTCAGAACGTGCCTTAGCTGATACTAGTGGTACTAATAGTGGTTCTATACAGATACAAGGGAATAGGGTTACACTAGCAGATGGTTCAGTAGTGTTAATCCAAAATCAAGGAGAACTTACGGGGGGAACTTTAACTTTAAATGCCTCTAATTCACTAGAGATAAGTGGCAGCGATCCAGTAGCTAGAATTGCTGGTAGTTTACGAAATGAAACTTTAGGAACAGGTAGAGGTGGGGATATCAATATTTCTACTCCACAATTAGTTTTAAAAAATGGAGGGCAAATAAATAACCTAACTTTTAGTAGTGCCTCCAGTGGAGATATAACTATTAACTCAAAAAGCTTCGTATATTTGTTGGGATACTCTCCTTTTAATACAGGAGTTTTTAGCCTGATTAGTAGTGGAACTTTTACTTCTGGAAATGCAGGAAATATAAATTTATCAACTGGTAAGTTATTTATCACAGATGGAGGTAATTTAACTTCTTCAAATTTTGGTACAGGTAAAGGTGGAGATGTAACGATAAATGCAAAAAATTCTGTAGAAGTAGTGGGTTACATACCGGGAACACTTCAACCATCTGCTATCTCTTCTATTACTTTAAATTCTGGTAATGCTGGAAATTTAACAATTAATGCAGAAAGTTTGACAGTTAATAATGGAGCGCGAATTGATACCTCTACTTTAGCAAGTGGTAATAGCGGTAGTCTTACAATTAATGCCTCTAAATTTGTGGATATTAGCGGTACGATTCCTAATGAGCAAGTACCTAGCCTCATTATTTCATCTGCTAATCTTGTTTCTCCAGTTTTACAAAGACTATTTAGACTTCCACCTAAACCTTCTGGAGAGTCAGGCAATATAACTATCAATACTAACCAATTAAAGATTACGGACGGCGCTCTAATTAATGTTAGAAATGATGGTTTTGGTAATGCTGGAAGTATTCAAATAGCAGCTAATAGAGTCAACATTAATAACGCAGGTATAGCAGCAACTTCTTCTATTGGGCAAGGAGGAGATATTAAAATTCAAGCAAATAATATTAACTTATTAAAGGGCGGGATTTCTGCAACTGCTGGGCAGCAAGACTTAAATGGTGATGGAGGGAATATAGTTATTAATACAAATACCTTAATCGGCTCCAACAATAGCGAAATTACGGCTAATGCTTTCGCAGGGCAAGGCGGGAATGTTGAAATTAACGCTCAATTTATTGTTGTATCTCCTGATACTCAAATAACAGCTAGTTCTGTACTAGGGATTAATGGCAATGTTGAAATAAATGCACCCCAAACTCAACCACAACTTACTGAGGTTAAACAAGAATCACCCATATCAAAATCAAAAATTGCATCACATTGTCACGGAAATCCTGACGCTGTAGGTAGTTTCATTGTTAAAGGCAGAGAGAGTGTGCCAACGAGCATTGATGATCCACTATATAATCAGGCGTTTTTAGAAACTGATTTAGTTGAAGAAAATGAACGTTTAGCTAAAATACAAGTCCCAAAAATTGAAGAACCTACGCAAATCGTGGAAGCTCAGGGTTGGGTAATTGATGCTAAAAGACAAATTAGGTTAGTTGCAACTAAATCAAATAATGTAACTCCTAATAGCGTTGCAGACGCTCGTTCATGCTCGTCAGTCACGCAAGTGTCCCCATCGGTTGAAAGCGCTAAAAATGAATAA